CTTGCCCCGGAGTCGCCGATGCTAATTGGGTAAAAAATTGGAAACCTATAGTTGAGTGGTACTATGGCATTGAACAAGCTGATGCCGATTTAATGTGTCACTTTAATGGTGGAAATCAAGAAAGACATTTTAATAGCGATGGTACACCGAAGGATGCAAATTGGCGATATGATGACGCTTGGCCAACAGGTGAAAATGGAGAAGCGATATCAGGTGGGGGAGAGTTTACCGCTGAGCAAGTGGGTACATTAGAAATTATTGCTAGCGCAGGCCCAGAAGACATGACCACTGTCGGTACTAAGGACGGTAAATATTATGCGCAAGTAACCCTTGATGATGAAAATCTTGGTTTGCCAGAAATAAAAGTTAAATCTGAATCAGACGAGTTTGAAAGAAATTCAGTTAACGCTTTCGCCGCCACTGAGTATTTATGGACGGGTGAAGATGAAACATTAGAGTTTACTGCCAATTTCGATTTTTTCGCTTCAGGAGGTGCTTGGGCATTAGGTGATACACCTGAAATAAATGATTACTTATTAGGGATGGAAATTGGCGTAGCGACGGATATGCTATTTGATGTTGAGCAAATTTTTCCAACCGACTGGGGAAATCAAATAGCGACAGCTGGTTATAATACTAATAATGAACCGCGAGTATCAGGTTCACTAGAAGAGCCAATTGAGGGAACAGTAACAGTCTCATTTGATGTATCAGCGGGAGATCAGTTTTTTCTATATGGATGGATACAAGCATTTGGATATAACGGTGGTTTTGTTGATGCGAGTAATACACTAACAAGCCAACTTGCTGTACAAGGCCAAACTCAGCAACAAAGTCAGCAAATATTTGCTGCGGCATTACAAGCAGCGCCACCAAGTGACCCTAATGCAATACCTGAGCCTTCTTCGCTATTCTTAGCACTGCTTGGCTTTATCGGATTAGCAGGGCGTAAAAAAATCTT
This window of the Thalassotalea atypica genome carries:
- a CDS encoding PEP-CTERM sorting domain-containing protein, with translation MINKIKTALFTLTTITALSANAGLVTQHTSVQTYQRSCPGVADANWVKNWKPIVEWYYGIEQADADLMCHFNGGNQERHFNSDGTPKDANWRYDDAWPTGENGEAISGGGEFTAEQVGTLEIIASAGPEDMTTVGTKDGKYYAQVTLDDENLGLPEIKVKSESDEFERNSVNAFAATEYLWTGEDETLEFTANFDFFASGGAWALGDTPEINDYLLGMEIGVATDMLFDVEQIFPTDWGNQIATAGYNTNNEPRVSGSLEEPIEGTVTVSFDVSAGDQFFLYGWIQAFGYNGGFVDASNTLTSQLAVQGQTQQQSQQIFAAALQAAPPSDPNAIPEPSSLFLALLGFIGLAGRKKILG